gactggtgatgatagtttgactggtgatgatggtttgactggtgatgatggtttgactggtgTTGATagtttgactggtgatgatggtttgactggtgatgatagtttgactggtgatgatagtttgactggtgatgatggtttaACTGGTGATGATAGTATGACTGGTGATGATagtttgactggtgatgatggtttgactggtgatgatggtttgactCTTGTTGATGGTatgatggtttgactggtgatgatagtatgactggtgatgatggtttgactggtgatgatggtttgactCTTGTtgatggtttgactggtgatgataGTATGACTGGTGATGATAGTATGACTGGTGATGATagtttgactggtgatgatggtttgactCTTGTTGATGGTatgatggtttgactggtgatgatagtatgactggtgatgatggtttgactggtgatgatggtttgactCTTGTtgatggtttgactggtgatgatggtttgactggtgatgatggtttgactCTTGTTGATGGTatgactggtgatgatggtttgactggtgatgatggtatgatggtttgactggtgatgatggtttaactggtgatgatggtttgactggtgTTGATGGTTTGACTGGTGTTGATagtttgactggtgatgatggtatgactggtgatgatggtttgactggtgatgatggtttgactggtgatgatggtttaactggtgatgatggtttgactggtgatgatagtatgactggtgatgatggtaTGACTGGTGTtgatggtttgactggtgatgatggtttaACTGGTGTTGATagtttgactggtgatgatagtatgactggtgatgatggtttaactggtgatgatggtttgactggtgatAATGGTAATACTGGTGTTGCAGGTGGCAGTGGTTCGAACTCCTCCCAGGTCTCCTGGCTCTGCTCGTGGACGGacgccccccctcccctcccacccaATGCCCGACCTCAGCAATGTGAGGTCAAAGGTCGGATCCACGGAGaacctcaaacacacacctggAGGGGgcaaggtaacacacacacacacacacacacacacacacacacacacacaaacactctctctcacctgtctttgtctgtctgcaggttcAGATCGTTCATAAGAAGTTGGATCTCACTAATGTGACATCAAAGTGCGGCTCTAAAGACAACATCCACCACAaaccaggtaacacacacacacacacacacacacactcacacacacacacacacacacacacactcacacacacacacacactcacacacacacacacactcacacacacacacacacacacacacactcacacacacacacactcacacacacacacacactcacacacacacacacactcacacacacacacacacacactcacacacacacacacacacacactcacacacacacacacacacacacacacacacacacacactcactcacacacacacacactcacacacacacacacactcacacactcacacacacacacacacactcactcacacacacacacactcacacacacacacacactcacacacacacacatatttactgCTGATTTCTTTGTAACTTTGTGCgtttttgttctttcttgtGTTTagtttcctctttgtgtttttttcagtcgcaaaaagtgaaacaaaactgTTAATAAATCATATTAACTTCACAAGAAACATCTTCCATCACTTtaagaacagaagaaacagtTTCAGCCACCAAAACTCTTTTCATGTCATCgtttgcagttttgtttgacGTTAGACATGAAACATGTGAAGTTTTAACCCTTCGTTCCTCTGTGATGTGCAGGTGGAGGGAAGGTGGAGATTAAATCAGAGAAGGTGGATTTTAAAGCCGTTCAGTCTAAAGTCAGTTCTCTGGAGAACATCACTCACATGCcaggaggagggaagaagaaggTACACGCTAACAACATGCTAACAACATGCTAACAACATGCTAATAACATGCTAATATCCAGATTAAACAGATGTGTCCTGAAGGAGGCGCTGCAGCCACAACATGAGTTCAACTTTTATATCCTGTGCTTCTGTTTATAGATATTTTATACAACACATGTAACCAATATGTAAACATAGTAAATACATATCACACACTGCATCATGTATTAGTCATTATTTTGGTTGTTGtacacaatttttcaaaaataatgcacATAAAAATCCATAACAACAAGGCCAAACGTATCAAACACAATGATGAGcagttttattcatgtttactATCTTACTTACAAACTACACATTTTTAATTCCTTTTCACAACTATTCCACAAATTAACCCTTTGACGGATATACATcattgtttaaatatttgttctTACCCTTGTTTGATTAAACAAACTGACGGGAgacacattaaaggaaaacctggtccaggtctagatgctggacccctacagtgagggggtctggtccaggtctggatgctggacccctacagtgagggggtctggtccaggtctggatgctggacccctacagtgagggggtctggtccaggtctagatgctggacccctacagtgagggggtctggtccaggtctggatgctggacccctacagtgagggggtctggtccaggtctggatgctggacccctacagtgagggggtctggtccaggtctagatgctggacccctacagtgagggggtctggtccaggtctgaatgctggacccctacagtgagggggtctggtccaggtctgaatgctggacccctacagtgagggggtctggtccaggtctagatgctggacccctacagtgagggggtctggtccaggtctagatgctggacccctacagtgagggggtctggtccaggtctgaatgctggacccctgcagtgagggggtctgggggctctgttatgctggcaGGGTTtggggaagggtcactgctaatcaatagaaagtagttgtgagtgatcagctttatcctgatgggagtggtctcttccaggatgaatCACATGTTacgaccttcacagtcacctgATCTGAACCCAGCTGATCACCTTTGTTgggatcatcatcatcatcatcatcatcatcagcataaaCCTTCTTCCACTTTTGTTTCCTTAAGTCGACCTCGAGGGCAGCGACGGCTTCCAGTGATCTGTGTCAAATCACTTTACAAGTTTtagacatattttcatttatgtcAGTTATGAGTCGTCCTACTGATCTGCTCTCAGTGTTATCTATCAGTGTAGAAGTGTCTCAGCAGTAGATGTTATTAAACTATTAATAAAATCTGTTTGGGTTTAACAGatcaatattaaaatcaccacaTTCACTTTGCACCTTTGTGTGGATTCTATAACTTAAATAAGTTCCATGTAactattttataatatataaaatatgatatttatTACACAGTATATGATTAATATAactgtacatatatactgtaattattatacagtatattaaatataactgtacatatatactgtaattattatacagtatattaagtataactatgtttatatattgtaaTTATTATATGAACAGTTTGTTTAATGTAACTGTTTATATTGATCGTGTGTTGACAGATTGAAAGTCAGAAATTGACCTTCAGAGAGAACGCCAAAGCTCGAACTGACCACGGTGCTGAAATCGTGGTCCAGTCTGACACCTCCCCTCTTCGCCTTAGCAACACTTCCTCCCCTGGAAGCCTTAATGCTGCTGAAGCTCCGCCCCTTGACACCTTGGCCGACCAGGTGAGAGATTTACCTGTTCAGACCGAACGCACCGAATCATCACATGATGTGCAGTCAATCACATTAAGAAATATTTCTTCCTATTCCTGTCAGGTGTCTGCCTCCCTCGCCAAACAAGGCCTGTGATTGGAGGAACCCTGTGCCTGCTGAGCCCGCCCCCGTTACCAAGGAAACTACctaatgaaagaaagaaaataaatcatcattctgtctttttcctcatCACTTTCATCTAACACCACAGTCAGGCTTGGAGAGATTTTATGAAGTTATGAAGCAAAGTGAAAATATTTGAGATCTATGAAGCTGTTGAGTTCTAAAAGAAGCAGCTCTGTTTCTATTGGCTCAGTTAGCTGAACATGCCATGTGATGTCTGCCACCAAAAGAGGAACATTTATGAGTTCTCAACAGTCACAAAAACCTGAAAGTTAAAGACCTGCTGTGGATAAAAATCAGGTATCAAGACATCAGTTGATACAGTCGCAGGTTTCCTGACGGTGAGGAACCTCCTCAgtaggagcaggaggagaaacaTGAGGCTTCATAactcaaacagaaacacactgatgtcattcagtgtgacttaaaCTTCCTGAGGatcattatctctgatgtcatcaccaataaacctccataaatccacttagaGGCTGCAGAACAACCTGAGAATCATCTTCAGTATCACAGTGATAGTTTCTGAACATCATGTTACAGACagcagctgctaacagctgattcactgAATCCATGGCAACAttatacttcctgtttacatccccaaaagcattatgggaactgAAAGCGTGATTATTGCCCATATTGAAGTAGGACAGGAACAAAGAATAACAGCTGAGACAAACAAAATCCatgaatatgaacatttttcaatatttttatgacatCAGTAACAATCGTATATTCCTGGAAGACTGAAGCACAGATCTGACCTGAGATCACACCACAGCCTCACACTTATTTATTTCAACAGATAAGATGATTCTTGGTCATTTTTCAGGTTCTGAATTCACTAAAAGGGaaatattgacatttatatAATGATACATATcaattgatatgaaaatgttattgtgaataaaacattaaccCAGCTGTACTTACAGGGTTGTGGAGGTGAATCATGTCTTCATCAGAGAACAAGCTAACCTATGCTAACTGCTAACTAGCCTGGATTAGCCTTTTAGCTTCCTTCAAAAAATCCCTCCAATCACATaaaatctgtctctgtgttttctgaACACTGACGTGCTGTACACCCCTCTGACGACCCTTCTGTCATAAAAAACTACCCAGAATGCAGTTTGATCTCTGTCGGCTGTTAAAGTGCTTTGTACCAATAAAGTTTCTCTTGGATCCGACTGGtttgttgttcagtgtttgttgtaaataaaactCAGCCAATGAGATCACTGCCTTCAGCAGGTTTGAACAGATGGACGTGAGTCTGACTGCAGACAGACtcctgtgacatcacagtgacatcactaaaaggCCAATCAACAGGAGTCAGCTGATCAGTCCTGCGTTTCACTACTTCCTGTAGTCGTTCACAGTTTCCTGCAATGAGTCATTGATTTGACCTCTGAATGAAGTGATTTAGATGAGTGATGCCTCAGagtacacatacatacatacacacatacacatgtacatacacacatacacatgtacatacatacatacatacacatgtacatacatacatacatacatacacatgtacatacatacatacatacatacacatgtacacacatacacatgtacatacatacacatgtacatacatacatacacatgtacacacatacacatgtacatacatacacatgtacacacatacacatgtacatacatacacatgtacatacatacatacacatgtacacacatacacatgtacatacatacacatgtacatacatacacatgtacatacatacatacatacacacatacacatgtacatacatacacatgtacatacatacacatgtacatacatacacatgtacatacatacatacacatgtacacacatacacatgtacatacatacacatgtacatacatacacatgtacatacatacacatgtacatacatacatacacatgtacacacatacacatgtacatacatacacatgtacatacatacacatgtacatacatacatacacatgtacatacatacacatgtacatacatacacacacatgtacatacatacatacacacatacacatgtacatacatacatacacacatacacatgtacatacatacacatacatacatacatacatacatacacatgtacatgcaaGACATTTATGTTTATTGAGTGAATGTATTTATTGGATATTAATCAATAGTACATCAGTAGATACAGAAGAGTCACATCTAAATGTACAATTATTAGATCAACTCACTGATTTAAAAGATCTGGTGGACGAACCAAGCGCTCCTCATGTCACATTAAAACTATAAAGCAGTTTTTAATTACATCTTTATAAATTCAATATTTACAAAACTTTATCAAGATTTTCCAGCTAATAATGCCTTtaattaataaacacacacacacacacacacactcacacacacactcacacacacacacacatacacacacacactcacacacactcacacacacacacactcacacacacacacacacacacacacactcacactcacacacacactctcacacactcacacacacacacacacacacacactcacacacacacacacacactcacacactcacacacacactcacacacactcacacacacacacacacacacacacacacacacacacacacacacacactcacacacacacactcacactcacacacacactcacacactcacagtcacacagacactcacactcacacactcacactcacacacacacacacacacacacacagtcacatacacacacacactcacacacactcacacacacacactcacacacacacacacacacacacacacacactcacacactcacacacacacacactcacacacactcacacacacactcacacacacacactcacacacacacacacacacacactcacacacactcacactcacacacacactcacacacacactcacacactcacacacacacacacacacacactcacacactcacacacacactctcacacacacactcacacacactcacacacacacacacacacacacacacacactcacacacacacacactcacacacacactcacacacacacactcacactcacacacacactcacacactcacagtcacacagacactcacactcacacacacacacacacacacactcacacacactcacactcactcacacacacacacactcacacacacacacacacactcacacacacacacacacacacactcacacacactcaaactcacacacacactcactcacacacacactcactcacactcacacacactcacacactcacactcacacacacacacacacacacacacacacacacacacacacactcacacacactcacacacactcacactcacactcacacacactcacacacacacact
The genomic region above belongs to Thunnus albacares chromosome 17, fThuAlb1.1, whole genome shotgun sequence and contains:
- the maptb gene encoding microtubule-associated protein tau isoform X2; amino-acid sequence: MMDEDSAPLGEGPAPEEQSMMGEKAALKESAEETVKASRAAGGARASKMISAKSSESVDGVSPGSRSPASRSSTPNREVKKVAVVRTPPRSPGSARGRTPPLPSHPMPDLSNVRSKVGSTENLKHTPGGGKVQIVHKKLDLTNVTSKCGSKDNIHHKPGGGKVEIKSEKVDFKAVQSKVSSLENITHMPGGGKKKIESQKLTFRENAKARTDHGAEIVVQSDTSPLRLSNTSSPGSLNAAEAPPLDTLADQVSASLAKQGL
- the maptb gene encoding microtubule-associated protein tau isoform X1 is translated as MTSALCGDAAGCHGNSSLLSQHAAAERRPSQCGSRWKCSRVEQQTDAPQPGGVMMDEDSAPLGEGPAPEEQSMMGEKAALKESAEETVKASRAAGGARASKMISAKSSESVDGVSPGSRSPASRSSTPNREVKKVAVVRTPPRSPGSARGRTPPLPSHPMPDLSNVRSKVGSTENLKHTPGGGKVQIVHKKLDLTNVTSKCGSKDNIHHKPGGGKVEIKSEKVDFKAVQSKVSSLENITHMPGGGKKKIESQKLTFRENAKARTDHGAEIVVQSDTSPLRLSNTSSPGSLNAAEAPPLDTLADQVSASLAKQGL